One part of the bacterium genome encodes these proteins:
- a CDS encoding Na/Pi cotransporter family protein: MALNIIFSFIGGLGLFLFGMKSLSDALRNASSDRIKGILAFLTKNRFMGLLLGTGITALIQSSSATTVMTVGLVNAGMLSLTQALSVILGANIGTTLTAWIVASMSIFSIKYYALPSIGIGFFLLTYSKNIRWRQVGEVVFGFGVLFFGLLIMKDAAKPLASHPQINEFFLLFSRYPILGVLAGTVFTVLVQSSSATIAVVQALAWQGLLDFNAAIPLILGDNIGTTITAQLASLQTNLTARRTAMAHSIVNVFGVIYVLIFVHNGWYAKLIQWMVPGELSQGNVMVHIALSHTVFNVFNTCFVFLPLLTFLERSLVRFMPSKVGEDAHIPQYLEPNLLDEPSLALHQSKKEIIRMANLANHTIDTVLEGFFENDRKKLSEVGNYEQGLDRFQHDITDYLIDVSRKNLSTDEARQLPVLMHSVNDLERIGDHAINLVDLAERHSRLEVKLNDQAMDELREMSSEIKRMLREVIIALQENNRDAAKQVLVREENVNRQYQQLKQMNLDRMNARECRPLGGLVFVDFINNIEKIGDHITNISQAVLRAYQWK; the protein is encoded by the coding sequence ATGGCACTCAATATTATTTTTAGTTTTATTGGTGGATTGGGTCTTTTTTTATTTGGAATGAAATCTCTTTCCGATGCTTTGCGGAATGCCTCAAGTGATCGCATTAAAGGCATTCTTGCATTTTTGACAAAAAATCGTTTTATGGGACTCTTACTGGGAACCGGTATCACGGCATTGATCCAGAGCAGCTCAGCCACAACTGTGATGACCGTTGGGTTGGTGAATGCCGGCATGCTTTCCTTGACCCAGGCCCTTTCAGTTATATTGGGTGCCAATATCGGAACTACGCTGACCGCCTGGATTGTTGCCTCCATGTCCATCTTCAGCATTAAATATTATGCACTGCCATCCATCGGCATTGGTTTTTTTCTTCTTACATACAGCAAGAATATCCGGTGGCGCCAGGTCGGTGAAGTTGTTTTTGGTTTTGGTGTTTTGTTTTTTGGTTTGCTGATTATGAAAGATGCTGCCAAGCCGCTTGCCTCGCATCCACAGATTAATGAATTTTTTCTGCTTTTTTCCAGATATCCCATTCTTGGTGTTTTGGCCGGGACCGTATTTACTGTCCTAGTACAATCATCCTCCGCAACCATTGCGGTTGTTCAAGCCCTGGCTTGGCAGGGTTTGCTGGATTTTAATGCAGCCATTCCCTTGATTTTGGGAGATAACATCGGGACCACGATTACAGCGCAACTTGCCAGTTTGCAGACCAACCTTACCGCGCGCCGAACCGCCATGGCGCATTCCATCGTGAATGTTTTCGGTGTTATTTATGTGTTGATTTTTGTTCATAACGGATGGTATGCCAAACTCATTCAATGGATGGTTCCCGGAGAACTGTCGCAGGGAAATGTGATGGTACACATTGCGCTTTCTCACACGGTGTTTAATGTTTTTAATACCTGCTTTGTATTTTTGCCCTTACTGACTTTTTTGGAAAGAAGTCTGGTCCGTTTCATGCCTTCCAAGGTGGGCGAGGATGCACATATCCCGCAGTATTTGGAACCGAACCTGCTCGATGAACCTTCACTGGCGCTTCATCAGTCAAAAAAAGAGATTATCCGTATGGCCAATCTTGCCAATCATACCATTGATACAGTGCTTGAAGGGTTTTTTGAAAATGACCGCAAAAAATTAAGTGAGGTCGGAAATTATGAGCAGGGGCTCGATCGTTTTCAGCATGATATTACTGATTATTTAATTGATGTTTCCCGGAAAAATCTTAGTACTGACGAGGCCCGGCAGTTGCCGGTGCTCATGCATTCGGTCAATGATTTGGAAAGAATCGGTGATCATGCGATCAATCTGGTGGATTTGGCGGAACGGCATTCCCGCCTGGAAGTTAAGCTTAATGATCAAGCGATGGATGAATTGCGTGAAATGAGCAGTGAGATTAAACGAATGCTGAGAGAGGTTATCATCGCGCTTCAGGAAAACAATCGAGACGCCGCCAAACAGGTTTTGGTACGGGAAGAAAATGTGAACCGGCAGTATCAGCAATTGAAGCAGATGAATCTGGATCGTATGAATGCCCGGGAGTGCCGTCCTTTGGGTGGGCTGGTTTTTGTTGATTTTATTAACAATATTGAAAAAATCGGGGATCATATTACCAATATTTC
- a CDS encoding M23 family metallopeptidase translates to MQIMKSVRQLRWLAGTGLLMLLAGGCASLQERLAQKIEYIMPKDEASPGDVLPLGFILPEEIKGGYVVFFDKKYRIFPRRDLGARMYATSLAVPKTDPGDYPIFCYFKTVTGKKIIKEELAVQILPDFIERRVDKVKGRKFNSEAYMRERIKIQENLRRTTYRPKRKQDFTLPLGGEVVSTFGTIRKYGEKAEVALEGIEIKSVSASIVDVNAAADGKVIIAEYFSMLGNVVLIDHGLSFATLYCHLRNVEVKASQTVLRGDRLGLVGNSGGASVGKRLYYQLFVSGSPINVQRYTDISIFE, encoded by the coding sequence ATGCAAATTATGAAATCGGTGAGACAGCTGCGGTGGCTGGCAGGTACGGGTTTGCTGATGTTATTGGCCGGCGGATGTGCTTCTTTGCAGGAGCGGTTGGCCCAGAAAATTGAGTATATTATGCCAAAAGATGAGGCGTCTCCCGGCGATGTGCTTCCACTGGGATTTATTCTTCCTGAGGAAATTAAAGGCGGCTATGTTGTCTTTTTTGATAAAAAATACCGTATTTTTCCACGTCGTGATTTGGGGGCTAGGATGTATGCCACATCACTGGCTGTTCCCAAAACTGATCCGGGTGACTATCCCATTTTTTGTTACTTTAAGACGGTGACAGGAAAAAAAATTATCAAAGAGGAATTGGCTGTTCAAATTCTGCCTGATTTTATTGAACGGCGGGTGGACAAAGTCAAAGGGCGGAAATTTAACAGTGAGGCGTATATGCGGGAACGCATTAAGATCCAGGAGAATTTACGCCGCACAACCTACCGTCCGAAGCGTAAGCAGGATTTTACATTGCCTTTGGGCGGCGAGGTGGTTTCGACCTTTGGCACAATCCGGAAGTATGGGGAAAAAGCCGAGGTGGCTTTGGAAGGGATTGAAATTAAAAGCGTCAGTGCATCCATCGTTGATGTCAATGCTGCTGCCGACGGTAAAGTGATTATCGCAGAATATTTTTCTATGTTAGGCAACGTGGTGTTGATCGATCACGGACTTTCATTTGCGACACTCTACTGTCATTTGCGGAATGTCGAGGTAAAAGCAAGCCAAACGGTACTGCGCGGCGACCGGCTCGGTTTGGTGGGCAACAGCGGGGGTGCGTCAGTGGGTAAACGGCTTTATTACCAGCTATTTGTTTCCGGGTCACCGATTAATGTTCAACGCTATACGGATATTAGTATTTTTGAATAA
- a CDS encoding PilZ domain-containing protein gives MSSERRREERIQPVFRVRTEVLPEKGDIHMAVFADIINLSQNGVCLRSPLKLKEKAKLIVYLPDLESKNPLELHGLVRWIKESGPLMFEYGMEFSGIEKFTEYTIHGKIKKIMTAYYEQQSMRIE, from the coding sequence ATGTCATCAGAAAGGCGCCGTGAGGAACGTATCCAACCGGTTTTTCGTGTCAGGACTGAGGTGTTGCCGGAAAAAGGAGATATTCATATGGCGGTTTTTGCGGATATTATCAATCTTTCGCAAAATGGGGTCTGTCTTCGATCACCGCTAAAGCTCAAAGAGAAAGCCAAACTGATTGTTTACCTGCCTGATTTGGAAAGTAAAAATCCCCTGGAGCTTCATGGTTTGGTCCGTTGGATTAAAGAATCGGGCCCGCTCATGTTTGAGTATGGAATGGAATTTTCCGGTATTGAAAAATTTACAGAGTATACGATTCACGGTAAAATTAAGAAAATAATGACTGCATATTATGAACAGCAGAGTATGCGTATTGAATAA
- a CDS encoding elongation factor G: MIKDYKMENIQTILLAGHGQVGKTTFNESLLVAGGSLSEPGLIDKGTTVSDFDEEEIARKMSLKASLSFVEYQDHKINFIDTPGSPDFIGEVRAGLHVADSVCILVDGESGVQVEAEKHARIAEEFHIPRVAIINKMNKENADFEAALESITTKFGKTAVPLWLPMGQGADFKGVIDLMRMKALTFEGTSPKIGPIPEDMQAAANAAHEKLIEAAAEGDDTLTEKFLEGQTLTDAEIATGLDEVLVAGSFVPVICGCGNSVACAAAALDFFLLVLPTASQYPAKEGFDPADESKKLIRESKTDAPFSAYVFKTTIDQYAGKLSFFRVISGTISPDQDVQNVNANHKDRFSHLLALQGKKTIEIPKVVAGDIAAIAKLDTAHTGNTFSDPGQQIQYPNLRMPQAVYSVAVSTTKKGDEQKMGTVLGKLCEEDTTLTFRYEPEIRQSLLSAMGDLQIDITLAKLKKKYNVEVTRDVPRILYKETILKTSKGHHKHKKQSGGHGQYGDVYLEIMPRQRGDGYAFEDKTVGGCIPKGYIPGVEKGIKEALQHGVLAKYPVIDTGIKVVDGSYHDVDSSEMSFKIAGRKAFFDAMQNASPVLLEPVMHVKIYANDTYMGAITSDLNSRRGRILAMGTEQIEAHIPQAELRTYSMDLKAMTSGTAGFEMVFSHFQPISGRISDNVIKEAAIIHGDIKEDE; the protein is encoded by the coding sequence ATGATCAAGGATTACAAGATGGAAAATATTCAAACGATCCTGCTGGCCGGCCATGGCCAAGTCGGGAAAACAACGTTCAATGAATCTTTGCTTGTCGCAGGTGGATCACTATCCGAACCCGGTTTGATTGACAAAGGCACAACTGTTTCCGATTTCGATGAAGAAGAGATTGCCCGCAAAATGTCGCTCAAGGCATCTTTAAGTTTCGTTGAATACCAAGATCATAAAATCAATTTCATCGACACCCCGGGGTCTCCTGATTTCATCGGCGAGGTGCGCGCTGGGTTACATGTGGCTGATTCGGTCTGCATTTTAGTGGATGGCGAATCCGGTGTTCAGGTTGAGGCGGAGAAGCACGCCCGGATCGCAGAAGAATTTCATATCCCCCGGGTTGCAATCATCAATAAAATGAATAAGGAAAATGCCGATTTCGAGGCAGCGCTGGAATCCATCACAACCAAATTCGGAAAAACCGCTGTTCCTTTATGGCTGCCGATGGGTCAGGGTGCGGATTTCAAAGGTGTGATTGATCTGATGAGAATGAAGGCGCTTACTTTCGAAGGAACCAGCCCCAAAATCGGACCTATCCCGGAGGATATGCAGGCAGCGGCCAATGCCGCCCATGAAAAACTCATTGAAGCGGCGGCAGAAGGCGATGACACGCTCACAGAAAAATTCCTTGAAGGACAAACCCTGACCGATGCGGAAATTGCTACAGGTTTGGATGAAGTTTTGGTTGCCGGCAGTTTTGTTCCTGTTATTTGTGGATGCGGCAATTCGGTTGCCTGCGCAGCCGCCGCCTTGGATTTTTTCCTCCTGGTCCTCCCCACGGCCTCTCAGTATCCTGCCAAAGAAGGATTTGATCCGGCGGATGAAAGTAAAAAATTAATCCGCGAATCAAAAACAGACGCCCCTTTTTCCGCTTATGTTTTTAAAACCACGATTGATCAATATGCCGGAAAACTTTCTTTCTTTCGCGTAATTTCAGGAACCATTTCACCTGATCAGGATGTTCAAAATGTAAATGCCAACCACAAAGACCGGTTTAGCCACCTGCTTGCGCTGCAAGGAAAAAAAACCATCGAAATTCCCAAAGTGGTTGCCGGCGATATCGCGGCCATTGCCAAGCTGGATACCGCGCACACAGGAAATACTTTTTCCGACCCCGGCCAACAAATTCAGTACCCGAACCTGCGGATGCCCCAAGCGGTTTATTCCGTCGCTGTCTCGACCACAAAAAAGGGTGATGAACAAAAAATGGGGACTGTCCTGGGCAAACTTTGCGAAGAAGATACCACCCTGACCTTCCGGTATGAACCGGAAATCCGTCAGTCACTGCTTTCCGCCATGGGCGATCTGCAGATTGATATCACACTGGCCAAACTGAAAAAAAAATACAATGTCGAGGTCACGCGCGATGTCCCGCGTATTTTGTATAAAGAGACCATCCTAAAAACCAGCAAAGGACATCATAAACACAAAAAACAATCCGGCGGCCATGGCCAATACGGCGACGTTTATCTTGAAATTATGCCGCGCCAGCGAGGCGACGGCTATGCGTTCGAAGATAAAACGGTTGGCGGCTGTATTCCCAAAGGATACATTCCCGGTGTCGAAAAAGGGATTAAAGAAGCTTTGCAGCATGGTGTGCTTGCCAAATATCCGGTGATTGACACCGGCATCAAGGTGGTGGATGGATCTTATCATGATGTCGACTCTTCGGAAATGTCCTTTAAAATTGCGGGTCGTAAGGCGTTTTTCGATGCCATGCAAAACGCCTCTCCCGTTTTGCTGGAACCGGTTATGCATGTTAAAATTTATGCCAATGACACGTACATGGGTGCCATCACCAGTGACTTGAATTCCCGACGCGGCCGGATCCTTGCTATGGGCACTGAACAAATCGAAGCCCATATCCCGCAGGCGGAGCTTAGAACCTATTCAATGGATCTTAAAGCCATGACCTCCGGTACCGCCGGTTTCGAAATGGTCTTTTCACATTTTCAACCGATTTCCGGCAGAATTTCCGACAATGTCATCAAGGAAGCTGCTATAATTCATGGCGATATCAAAGAAGATGAATAA